The segment cATGTGTCCGCGCAGGGTATTCATGGTTAACTTCCGAGGGCATAATATCTCAAGCTAGCATAATGAAACCACTGTAAAGCCTGGGCTATTACAGGCAACCCCACTTCACTTCACCTAACCTCCTACATGGTTCCAAATATCCCACGAATATGAGACTCGTGCacgtccggggtagaataggccttcagcaagctaTGCTTAGcaataaaggcgactatgcttgcggcaagaggcgactaacgggttcagGTGGTCAGGCCAGCTGagttcgttgacacatgtcatcggttcccagttgcgcagatcgatgctcatgttgttgatcactggattgtctggtccagcctcgattatttacagacggcctccatataggtggaatattgccgagtgcggcgtaaaactcaacccactcacccataaatatgatatttgtttCGAGAACATCACTTTGGCGCCAGAGAACCGGCGTTGCAGTctgtttcactcactcactgatacgtCCTACAAAGGGATATCGATCCATGTATTGACCATTTAGTAGCAATTGTCATTTAGACTGGCTAGAAATACCACAACTATTCGAACAGGGTCAGATCATAATGAGTGGTATCTACGACCTGATATACACCATTAGTACAAAAGGTCTTTGGACCACTGTATATGAAAATCTCATTATGGAGtatgtgtacaaataatggAGAATGTGTACATTGACTAGCAAAGTGTTTAATGCTGAAAGGAACGATAatatcaaatttaaaaaaaaatacaattggGTAGTTAACCATTTCAAATTTTATACCATTTGCAATGCTGTAACTAAATATAAAGAACGCTACAGATCAAGCACGAAAGATATATACATGAATTATTATCAATAATACAGCATCGATTAAAGGGTGGTGTGCAACATTGGAACATTCATATGTTTATTGCCAAGCATGTATTAACTGCAAATCAATAATGTTTATAGCTTAGAAATGTTTACGAATTTCAAGTTCATGTGATCTCAGCCCATAGAATAACAGGTAGACTCTGTCAACGTATGAAAACTTACAGAAGCGGGTCTACGTCAAAGTGCGCTATACCTCAGTTGGCCCAGTAGAGTCATTTGTGGGCAATCTGTACAAAGATCAGCCATAAATTTCACAACTCATTTGGTCAAGTGTAAAAGAGGTGAATGAACTAACGGtttcatgacagaaaacacaagaGGGTAGAACATCCTTCTTTGTTTCTGATCAGTACTGGATCGCTGAAAAGGCAGTTTGATATTTACGATGGTTCGAAGTTTATTGTTCACTGGATGGTTACTGCTGCTGTCTCCGTACAGGAGTTATGGTAAGTTAAAATACTTATCTTAAAGTTCAATCTGAACGCGTACTTTCAATGTTCCTGCACTGATATGACTAGCTGGTGCCTGTTAAATCTTTACGCAACATGGGACGCCTTAGTTCGCATGTTCTAAGGTTAGGTGGTTGATTTGTTGCtattcaaactatatggcagcggtgaaATATTcgcatttggaccagacaatccagtgataaacagcatgagcatcaatcttcgttgtgggatacgatggcatgtggtTACCGTAGACTAATTTcttaaccggatcttcacgggtacaggTTCCAAAATTATGGATgcataatatattttctttttcattctcAACGAAAAAAATGACGTAATTGAAgtttaaattgataacaatGATATAATTATGATGGCAGTTATGATCGATTCATCTGAATTGCTTTTTTTCATCAACCATCACGCACATACTATTTGAACTGCTTAGAACAAAGATGGCACACATATGCTATATTTGATTCGCTTTGAACAACCACGGAAATAGTCCTTTGTACTTTGAGcaatcataaaaaaaaaatcactgcATATTTTAAAAAGCATGCTACCAATCCACACTACATTAAAACACTCCGGAAATAATCTCCCATACCTAAAACCAACCATGACACAAATCCTCAGACAATAGCCTTGTGTACGATTCAACAACCGTGGCATCAAGTGACCAAACCTCAGCACATTTGACATCAATCTTCCGTACATTGGAACAAACATTACGCCaattatttgtgtatttgaacCATCCATAAAAATAATCTTCTGCATATTTTTGTATCAACCAAAACAATAGTCTTCCAAATATATGATCAGTCCTGTCTTCAGTATATTTGAACAATATATTCGAACAATCATTACGTCAATGTGGTTACTCTAGCTACTCTTTCCTAAAGAAACATCTTTGATCTAGCAATGTGTTGTCTTCATTATGACATACCACCAGGTCTAATAATCAGTCTCTACAGTTGTATATAACTCTGACAATggcacaacaagcaaacaaaacataGAATGGTGATAAATCCCTCATTGTCTTTTTTCTCTTTCTCCTCAATAGGGCAAGTTTGTCCGGCGGGTACCGAAGGTACGTATTGTACTATATTTTCCCCGAGCTCTTTGATGGAAGCATTAATGTCTCGCTCTCAGAGTCTTCTCGCAGAGCATAGATTCTGGGTTAAGGCAGCTTTGAAAAGCATAATATTTCGCGGTGTACCTTGATCGACTCAGGGCCATTTCCTGGATTATCGAAAATGTGTGCAACGTAAACGATAACACATTTCAGACTAAACTCACATTTCAGACTAAGCTGCAATATGTACTGTTTGATAAGTTTAACTTTCAAATTTTAATTATTGCTGCAGTGCAATCAGTTTCTCAAAATAATACCTCATCCGCTTTTCGATCAGAACGTTGGCGATGATGCGCAtaatgtcattttgtttcagtggtTCATGTCTGTCAAGCTGAATCCAAACAAGGACCATCCATACATGTAGATGGGTCCACGGCCAAGGACGTCCATGGACAATGTGTGTGTGAACTGCATGCCGTAGGTGGACCTGTTGTTGTCAAGTTGTCAGCTCCGGTGGTCCCAGCTGCCCAGTGCGGCTCTCTTGTTTTTTCCACAGAGATTGGCTTTACTGTTCATTGTGGTAATACGGTGCCAACTGTGTCTGGCAGCATTGGGACTGAACAAAATGCTTACCTCACTATTGCAACGGAAAAGGATAGCGCAAATACTGATTACTGTGTGAAAGTGGAGAAAGAATCTGGAGGTAAGTTGCAAGTGTCACTTGGTAATAGATCTTTAATATCACAACACTTATGAGAATTGTACCGATTGTATCTATTTCACTGCAGTCTGGTTCCAATTTACAGAGGGACAGCTGAAGGTGGCCTGTACGGAGATCCAGCATGCGGACAAGGCAAACAAAGCAACTGAACCTCCCACTACTACTAGTTCAGGAAGCGAAACAACTTCTAGCACAGGATTGGACACTACCTCTACCTCCACAGTGGACAGTACATCCAGCTCAGGAAGGAGCACTACTACTAGCTCTGTAGTGGACACTGCTGCTAGCTCCGGGGTGGACACTACGTCCAGCTTCCGAGTGGACACCACATCTTCAAGCTCTGTGGTGGACACTACTACTAGCTCCGTGGTAGACACTACTACTAGCTCCAGAGTAGACACTACTTCTAGCTCCGGGAAGGACACTACATCCATTTCAGGAGCAGCCACCACTAGTTCAGGAGTAGGAGACACCACGTCCAGTTCAGGAGCAACGACCACTTCTAGTACAGGAGGGAACACAACATCGAGGTCAGGAGACATGACTTCTACCTCTGGAGGAGAGATCACTTCTAGCTCAGCAGATGCCTCGACTTCTAGTTCAGAAGGAAACACGACCTCTAGCACGGGGGTTGACACCACCACAAGCTCAGAAGGGAATACGACTTCTAGTTCAATAGACGTTACAACGTCTAGTTCAGGAGGAAACACCACTTCTATTCCAGCAGTGAACACTACTTCTGTTCCAGCAGTGAACACCACAACTAGTTCCGGAAATGGAACAGATGTTAATTCAACAACAAGCGGAAACTGTTCAGAGGCCAGCGGATCAACGGCAAATTGTACGGGAAGTACGAGTCCACTGACAGGTCCTGCAAGCTCAAATACTTTGGGTAAATATTACATAAATGAATTCTTGTGTCAgcaaacatattttacttttatAGATATCAACAAATTGCAGATTTCATAATAAACTATACACGGTGATCCACGTTCCAGAAAGCCCAATCGTTCTTGGGACGTTAGGAGGAATCATAGCTCTCCTGGTGATCCTTGGCGCCATTGTTTACTTGAGGTAAGTCGTGACAAAATAATGTCACATTTAATCAAAAGCAAGGTAGTATTTATAATTTAGTATTTGAATTCACTGATTCGATCGGAGCATTCCGaataaaatagttttaaataCCTTCGATGGTTTGTCTTGACATAATCACGTACTGTCCAACGTTTCAAATGCTTTCCGGAACTTCTGTTCATGTTACAATATGTGCACGTGGTCTCAACGTAACTGTAAACGGTTCATGTATCAAAATTGTATatcattaaaaaaaagtagggggtACTCCATTTCGTGAGCATTCCACTAGCTTataccaatgcatatgagaaaacgTAAGATGTATCCAttcagatgaaatatttccaaaggaaAGGAGTAAATCAGATtctcccttaatttctcttcatcaatTCTTTCCCACATTTCTGCCTCATTTGCATTtgatcaatcttgtaaatccaatatcccctacgtTTGTGAATAGTATATATCCTGCTGAAATTTCAACTTTAACATAGCTGACATAGATAACATTTTTGGGAGATTGATATGGTATTTAGAACCGAGGATATTCTGCACTtgaacataaaaatatttcatgcattTCATTTGCATATTTGCTTTGCAATTATGTTTATACCTCACACATTTTATCTCTTTCAGGGATAAAGCTCGTGCGAGGAAAATAGCAGAGACAGCGAGACAAGATCGTATCAGACACAGCTACGAACGAATGTGAACACTGAAGTTAATTAAAGACAGATGTGTCTTGACACACGTTTCCTTATCAATTTAATAACTATGGGCAGCTATAAAGGTTTGTAGATATGGATTCATCGATTTTATCTGAAATGATATGGCATGGCATATGTTATAACAAGTATATCGTTAAGTGTTCTGTCAAGCACATTTCTCAGACACTGTGATTTACTAGTATACAACTGGTAAATATAACGATGTGATAATAATCATTTTAATTTCGAAGCACTGTTTGAACCTATGAATGTGATGAAATATTATTGTATTTTGGGTTTTGTTCATAGTAGTAATTCACGCATGattaatgtgatattttgtttCCGTGTTAAGATACGTAGTACTTAATAATACGTACAGAGGAACAGGTGGAAACATCGACTAAGGTGCCGTAAATCAACGTTAGGAGCTGCTTGAGTGTATCAGGCCCAACCTTAATGGGTTCGAATCTTTATTTGCTCTTTTCAACACCATATGTGTACTTACATGCTTCAGCAAAACGTTTTGCTTTAAACTTACACTATACTGtgataaaactggaatattgttgactccCAAACTGAGGAGCATGATAACTGAATTACCATGTCTTGCACAAAATGGAAGGAGACGTCAAGTAAAGAGAAGTTTTGAAATAGTCTCCGAAGGCTGTTAAGCTTGTTGTACCAACCCCGGCATTGGTAAATGACTGGAACCTTTCAATGGTGCATTTCTGCTAAATATTGGATTTGATATGTGCAAATAAATCTGTATTCTAAAACTGTTTTAATTTATATGTTTAAAATGGTCATATGTATGAGTTGTGGACTTGGTATCAATTCTGTACATATGTTCAACAATGAGTGGAAATGAGATCGTGTGACATTGTTGCGGTGACGAAGATGTGAAACAATGTCTGTCGCACTGTTTAGGTGGATGGGAAAGACCCGTGTGTGAATAACGTCCGATGATAGGGAAATGTCGAAATATATCGTCTGCTGTCGTGACAGGtgcatgatgcatgatgcatTGGCATCAATGTGTGTCAAACACATTTTTGGGAGACGTACACGGCCTTGATGTGAGCTATGGCCAAGGTGTGTGAGACACTTCTGTGGGGTATGCTCTTGGTCCGTCATGTGATTTCATAACCAAGGTCTGTGAGACACCGTTATGGGGGCCTAGATGTGAGTTATGGTCAAGGTATGTCAGACACTTTTATGGGAGACGTACAAGGCCTAGATGTGAGTTATGGTCAATGTGTGTCAAATAGTTTCGTGGGAAATGTAAGAGGCCTTGATGTGAGTCATGCTGAAGGTGTCTCAGACACTGTTGTGTCAGATGTACAAGATCTTGATGTGAGTTATGGTCAGTGTGTGTCAGACTTTGTGTCTTTGATACTCTTCTTGTGTTTACTTTCCTTTGTTGACAAGCTTTtagtaatatacatatatttatgatataGTTAAAAAACTTGTTTTATTCCCGATATgcatgaaatattgccgatgtggcttaTAATCTTACaatttgctcactcactcactctctagtgagtgagcgagagagGCAGttcaaatttaacgtcacatcggcaatattgcagtcatatagtGACTAGAAATGTTGTAGATACATGATAATTCACACTCTTTAAAATGCATAATGCATGCCTGGCAATAATATCAGCTATCAGCCATCGGGGAAGCTACCATTTAATTCCACCAAAATAGGTATTTAGCTTACAATGTTAAATTagtatcatgacgagaacaatgAACTTAATACACTGTATAATGAAAACATCtggaagagtaaaacctgtcgacaatggacagtaaagacactagactatcacagatatgaacataaaactagcatgtaaaactaaaacacggTAATGAAAGAAGACAATACGACATAAAGCAcagctatagatcaccaacaacggaaggtagatcaccatactatggacCATGGAGACTTTACATCTTTTGTGgtacctgcatggagcctagttggatttacaccatccccacAGACGCTGTCGATTGTAAGACAATTTagcaaaaatttaaaataacaaatgtacTATGTTTAAATACTTGGTACGTGAAACTTTTAGTATGAAAGTTCTggggcttacgtaccctctcaggacgaCAATCATTTCACGATACTTTAAACCACAGTTGCTACTTCATACGGCCattaataaaataacatttttctagtctatatacaaaacatgttgtttaaaatttatccaacaattctacttctttaaaaataaacaattatTTAATGATAATTTATGTTATTGGAAAGATCCGTAATTGTTTTGACCAATGTTAAATTAAACAGTTCGTTGCAATGTTGCATTAGATCGACTCTGTCGCCCTCTACCTGCCGAACAGTATATTAAACGAACCCCACAGAGCTGTGCCCCAATATCTAACGCACGTTTGATTGAAACCAGGTCGGCTCACACTGTCAACACCGCGTGCGACAATTTTCGATATAGTGAGCAACGGtctacattccatatatggcaagcgTTCTGTTTGGAAGATGTTCACCTCGAAGTTTCAAATATCGGTTTCAGGCAAGTCGGGAGGGACAATAAGTATCTTAATTCATCAATAGGATGTTACGGTGACTGCATATTCcacaatatatatgatatagtCCAAAATATTGTAAACATATTATACATTGTGCCCTGATTCAAATATAAAGTATATTCTTAGATATGTCTGACTGGGGGCTACACAATTTGTGCTATTGTTTTTTTATACCAACTCGGGACTTCAAAAGTTGACTATCTCGAATATTAACATTTATCACccatttttactgatgaaaattGCCATTTTTCATGGACAAAATAAATTTTCAGTCTCACATGATAAATCAGAACACGACCATTAAAAGAAATGTAAGGtcacacaaaaataaataaatttcggACTGATAACGAAAACGTGAAGCAGCTTGAAAGCGCATTGAGCATGATTATACGTCATTCTAACACATTCGAGATTGAAACAGTTTCAGTGGCAGTGCTCTACGTATATATGTGAAAAGTTGTTTATATTCAGGAACACATCAAAGGGTATGGAATGCCACAGCTGCCCCAAGGATAAGCAGTCGACTGGAAATAATCCAGCTCATGTACATTTTCTGCTGTCCGACCCTAGTGTACTCTCAGCTTTAGCATGGTTGATTTAGCTTTGATATATCCTGGCGTCACAGTCCTTTGTCACGGAACCCAGCTCCTGAGACCGCGTTGCCATTGAACTTGAATAAAccgaaaacaactgaaaacgtGGTAAAAGTGCACATTTTTATTACTATAAACCTTAAATGGTCGTCAAATTCATATAACTTCCACAGCCCAGTTTCCGCTGACAACATTTCAGAGTAAACACACAAGATTTCGAAGCAACTGTGTTACCTAGAATTAAGAGTATCACAAGATTGAGGGTCTATGCCGAAGACGTGCCAGAGGGAAataaaactgacaagaaaccCGGTTATACAGCATATATGTCTGATACACTAAAACCTTTAACTGGACATGGTCATTCTCAACTACCAAACAAACAAGGTATCCATATCCGCACTCATTTACCAAGGTGCAAGACTTAGTCTGTTCGTTGTTTAGACTCGTGAAGGTTCGGGCTAGAAAAttccttcggcaacccatgcttgccataaaaggcaactctgcTTGTGGtaacctggttgacacatgttatcggttcccaattcccagccgtccagactcgattatttacagaccgacgccatatagctggaatattgcggagtgcggcgtaaaactaaactcactgactgttCGTTGTTTAAcaagaatattactgaatgccaaaactaaactcactcactcaaataatgTATGCATAGACACTGAACATGGACGACAGTCTGACTGAAGGAAGACTGACAGGTAAGGGAGAGCGAAAATGCAACACACCGTTGTATCGATCATGAAGTGACCTAAGTAAATGGTTCGAGTTATCCAAAGTTCGTTAGACGCTAACATGTTTCAGATTGTTGTCCCCGCACGAAGGCTTTCTTGTTCTGCCTAACACGTTACTGAAATGAGCGGAAAAGGTCAATCATGACACGTACAATCACGGAGGCTATCTGTAAACATGATATCTCGTTACTTCTATTTACCCATACTTTCCGAATGATCCTGATGCCATTTATCACACTTGTCCCAGGCAGTAATCTGCAATACACCCAGATATGTGAAGGCAATTAACATTGATTTTGTTTGCAAACGATATCCCCTCGGTAGATGACCATTGGATTTGATTAATATACTAATTAACTGCATTACTGTGCATAAGGTACATTAGTTCACATTAAAATTAAGTTTGTCCCATAAATTTTGTCTCAAGCCGTTgagaacaaaacataaaatatattcaaaatctAAGCAAAACAATGCGTAGTCCCAGGCTACATTTagcaaagaaatattaaaagctCCAAACATCGGTTATCAAACTCAACGACAATGGATGCAAACAGAACAAATTCCTGAAAGTTTTGTCCCATTAACCGACCTACAAACAATCTGACGTCATCATTGTTTCGCCATTGGGGGTACCAATTTTATACAAGATACGTCATAAGGTATTGAGACGTGTGTGTTCAGTTCGTGATGCTGGATTCATAAGGTTggtaaaatgagtgagtttagttttacgccgcactcagcaatattccacctatatggcggcggtctgtaaataatcgagtctggatcagacaatccagtgatcaacaacaggagcatcgatctgcgcaactgggaaccgattacatgtgtcaaccaagtgagcgagcctgaccacccgatcccgttagtcgactatacgacaagcatagtcgcctttttatggcaagcatgggttactgaaggcctattctatcccgtaACCTTTGGTAAATGAGGATTAGCAGAGATAATTCACGTTAATAAGGCTTAGGTCGCCACGCAATACAAACTACACACTGTGCCATTTTAAATATTACTGAAACTCGTTCAAGGATTCGGCCAGCTAGTTGCATCTGAAATACATAATATGGTtttggggcgatggggtagtctagttgtTAAATCCTCCGCTCTTCACGcgagaccccggttcgattccccaaattgGTACAagatgtgaagccaatttctagtGCCCCACGCCgtcatattgttgaaatattgctaaaagcggcatatgACTTTACTCACTCAATGTCGTGAACTTTAAGTCCATTGTGAAGAATATAAGCATTCAGTTCCCTCTGTTCGTTCCTTCATTTATTGGTAAAGTTAGTAATCATTCATTGAGCTCGTGGTTGCACTTGCAAGTGTGAACAAACAGTGAGTAGGCAGGGCGTTCCCGATATGGACAAAGGTAGGTAACTCTAGGTCTCTTCACTGAGAAAAGCCACGGGGACGTAGTCCTTCACATAACTTACACCTTTCCCGCTTTATGGTTCTGATACACTCTACTCAGTACtacaaaaacatacatgtatatggtttcACGTATTATCATGCTTCATTAACACAGACAATATACAAATAATCACACGTGTTGTCATGGCTCGTCAGGTCACAAACAAATACTCTTACGTGTTATCATGGACTATATGCACAATGTAGAAATTACTCACACGCATGATCATGTTTCGTCGGGTCACACATTATACAAATACTCACACGTATTATCATGTTTCGTCGGGTCACACATTATACAAATACTCACACGTATTATCATGTTTCGTCGGGTCACACATTATACAAATACTCACACGTATTATCATGTTTCGTCAGGTCACACATTATGCAAATACTCACACGTATTATCATGTTTCGTCGGGTCACACATTATACAAATACTCACACGTATTATCATGTTTCGTCGGGTCACACATTATACAAATACTCACACGTATTATCATGTTTCGTCGGGTCACACATTATACAAATACTCACACGTATTATCATGTTTCGTCGGGTCACACATTATACAAATACTCACACGTATTATCATGTTTCGTCGGGTCACACATTATGCAAATACTCACACGTATGATCATGTTTCGTCGGGTCACACATTATACAAATACTCACACGTATTATCATGTTTCGTCGGGTCACACATTATACAAATAC is part of the Haliotis asinina isolate JCU_RB_2024 chromosome 6, JCU_Hal_asi_v2, whole genome shotgun sequence genome and harbors:
- the LOC137287863 gene encoding mucin-21-like, with amino-acid sequence MRHRRMIISTNLDWQPELGVVHVCQAESKQGPSIHVDGSTAKDVHGQCVCELHAVGGPVVVKLSAPVVPADQCGSLVFSTEIGFTVHCGNTVPTVSGSIGTEQNAYLTIATETDSANTDYCVKVEKESGEGQLKVACTEIQHADKANKATKPPTTTSSVVYTTSSFRVDITTSSPKGLHTSPELDTTSSSGEDATSSSGASTASSSGGNDFKRSETTSSTGLDTTSTSTVDSTSSSGRSTTTSSVVDTAASSGVDTTSSFRVDTTSSSSVVDTTTSSVVDTTTSSRVDTTSSSGKDTTSISGAATTSSGVGDTTSSSGATTTSSTGGNTTSSSEGNTTSSTGVDTTTSSEGNTTSSSIDVTTSSSGGNTTSIPAVNTTSVPAVNTTTSSGNGTDVNSTTSGNCSEASGSTANCTGSTSPLTGPASSNTLESPIVLGTLGGIIALLVILGAIVYLRDKARARKIAETARQDRIRHSYERM